In Gordonia sp. SL306, the genomic window GTTGCGTCATGACGACGTCGATCGTGGGTATTCCACTGGCGTGCATGGCCACCGGGATTCCGCGACCGTTGTCGGAGACCTCGGCGCCGCCGTCGGCGAGCAGCCGCACCGCAACGGTCGTGGCATGTCCGGCCATCGCCTCGTCCACGCCGTTGTCGATGACCTCCCACAACATGTGGTGCAGTCCGCGGCTGCTGGTGGATCCGATGTACATTCCAGGTCGCTTGCGAACGACGTCGAGACCTTCGAGAACGGTGATCGAGTCGGCGCCGTAGGCGATCTCGGCGTCGTCGGTCACGGTCATCGCCCGTCGCCTTCCCGCGCGATGCAACGGAATCCGATGTGGCCGGTGGACGCATCGTCGACGTGCCCTTGCCGGGCCGCCGGGCGGTACCGATTGCAGTAGTTCGGCGCACACAGATGCGAGCCGCCCTTGACGACGCGACGCGGGAAGACCTCACCGTCGGCGGAACCCGCCTCCTGCACGGGGTTACGTGGGATGCAGCAGCTACTCGCCGGTGCGATGTTCTTGTCGCTGTCCGCGTGACTCGCAGTGTGGTGATCACGGGTCCATTCCCACACGTTCCCGGCCATGTCGAACAGTCCGTATCCGTTGGGGCGGAACCGTCCGACCGGCGAGGTTCCCGCGTAGCCGTCCACTTCGAGGTTCTCCCAAGGGAATTGCCCCTGCCACACGTTGCCGCCCGGTCGCCCGTTGGGCTCGTCCTGGTCACCCCAGACGTAGCGCTTACCGTCAAGACCGCCTCGCGCGGCGAACTCCCATTCCGCCTCGCTCGGGATGAGCTTGCCGGCCCACTCGGCGTACGCACAGGCGTCCAGGTAGGACACATGGGTCACCGGATGATGGTTGCGTTCGCCGACATTGCTGCCGGCTCCCTCGGGATGCCGCCAATCCGCCTGCGGGACATACGACCACCATCGGCGGTAGTCGTCGAGCGGAACCGGCGAGTCCGGCGGCGTGAAGACCATCGAGCCCGGGACGAGCAGATCGGGATCGGCATCGGGAAAGTCGGCGGCGTCGGGTTGGCGTTCCGCGGTTGTGACGTATCCGGTGTCCTTCACGAAGCGGCGGAACTGCGCGACGGTCACCGGGTGCGTGTCCATCCAGAAGCCGTCGACGGTCACCTGGTGGACGGGGCGCTCCTCGGGATAGAAGTCGTCCGAGCCCATCCAGTAGGTGCCACCGGGAATCCAGGTCATGCCCTTGCGCGCGACAGGCGCCTGCGGGGTCATCAGCAACATGGCGCCATCGTGCCAAGCAAAATGCGTCTCGGCGTTTTACATTGTGTTACGCCACCTGGTCGGTGCTGAATCTCCAGGTGGAGGTACCTCTCATGGCGGAATCGGTTCCGTTACGCCACCGACTGTGGCGCCGGAAACCCGCCCGCATGCAGAACCATGGCGGGCAGACGACGACCGAAGATCCCTTCGAGCCATTCGCCCGACGCCTGCAGCGCGGTGGTGTCCAGCCCGTGTGAGATCCCGGTGCGGTCCAGGGCGTACGCCAGATCCTCGGTGGCGATGTTGCCGGTCGCGTTGGGCGCGAACGGGCAGCCACCGATGCCGCCGAGGCTCGCGTCGAGGATGCTGACCCCGGATTCGACGGCGGCCAGCGCGTTGCCGATCCCGCAACTGCGGGTGTCGTGGAAGTGGGCGCGCAACGCGGTACCGGCCGGAGCCAGATCGGCGGCAACCACGAAGCGCTCACGCACGTCCTTCGGGACGGCGACCCCGATGGTGTCGGCCAGCGACAGTTCCGTCGGCGGTTCTTCGAGCACCCACTCGAGGATCGTACGCAGCCGATCCACGGGAACCTCGCCCTCGAACGGGCAACCGAAGGCGACCGCGATCGTCAGGTTGGCGGTGATGCCCGCCTCGCGTGCGGTGCGAGCGATGCGGTGCCAGATGGCCACCCCACCGTCAACGTCCGTGCCCTGATTCCGTCCGCTGAACGTGTCGGTGCAATGCACGACGGCATTGATCTCGGTGACGCCCGCGGCGAGCGCACGGTCGAGTCCCCGCTCGTTGAGCACCAACGCGCTGTAGGCGACCCCGTCCCCACCCGGCAGAAGACCGACGAGATCTTCCGCATCGGCCATGGCGGGCACCTTCTTGGGATGGACGAAGCTCGTGACCTCGATGTTGCGAGCCCCGTACTGGACCGCACGTTCGACGAGTTCCCGCTTCTG contains:
- a CDS encoding formylglycine-generating enzyme family protein; its protein translation is MTPQAPVARKGMTWIPGGTYWMGSDDFYPEERPVHQVTVDGFWMDTHPVTVAQFRRFVKDTGYVTTAERQPDAADFPDADPDLLVPGSMVFTPPDSPVPLDDYRRWWSYVPQADWRHPEGAGSNVGERNHHPVTHVSYLDACAYAEWAGKLIPSEAEWEFAARGGLDGKRYVWGDQDEPNGRPGGNVWQGQFPWENLEVDGYAGTSPVGRFRPNGYGLFDMAGNVWEWTRDHHTASHADSDKNIAPASSCCIPRNPVQEAGSADGEVFPRRVVKGGSHLCAPNYCNRYRPAARQGHVDDASTGHIGFRCIAREGDGR
- a CDS encoding hydroxymethylglutaryl-CoA lyase is translated as MSVAGPSEPRVTIVEVAPRDGLQNEKVELTTAQKRELVERAVQYGARNIEVTSFVHPKKVPAMADAEDLVGLLPGGDGVAYSALVLNERGLDRALAAGVTEINAVVHCTDTFSGRNQGTDVDGGVAIWHRIARTAREAGITANLTIAVAFGCPFEGEVPVDRLRTILEWVLEEPPTELSLADTIGVAVPKDVRERFVVAADLAPAGTALRAHFHDTRSCGIGNALAAVESGVSILDASLGGIGGCPFAPNATGNIATEDLAYALDRTGISHGLDTTALQASGEWLEGIFGRRLPAMVLHAGGFPAPQSVA